A region from the Desulfurobacterium pacificum genome encodes:
- a CDS encoding flagellar brake protein — MGRLTFLKFPSAGSTTLLIFILLIVSFLLFIILAGLIKSYLQEKKLKNSFIREALERGLTEEEAEILWTYSRKLGRDPFLTLEFKAPFEKVVDLYLRIDPEAKEELVTEMRKKLGFDYVPYFVPLTCSKDIELFQPAKLFLPGDRKVDAALFDKDEKFMYWAILDDVPVPPTIIGETVKIQFIRKGDGIYTLEGKVVDVIRENTKTVLKIPHTFELSRYQRREYARVEVEIPASLGIYDKREDKIVWIQAEIVDISAGGVKVCVPLSTLNKEIPQMTEVLINFTLNNRRLTLKGTIVNFYPRRSTNCYGIKFEDIKPDVQKFIHDFVKKEQQRLAQLMIKNRG, encoded by the coding sequence ATGGGACGGCTGACGTTTCTCAAGTTTCCTTCTGCAGGTTCAACAACTCTGTTAATATTCATCCTCCTTATTGTATCCTTCCTACTCTTCATCATCTTAGCCGGACTGATTAAAAGCTACCTTCAAGAGAAAAAACTTAAAAACTCCTTTATAAGAGAGGCTCTGGAAAGAGGTTTAACAGAAGAGGAAGCTGAAATTTTATGGACTTACTCAAGGAAATTAGGTAGAGACCCCTTCCTAACCCTTGAATTCAAAGCTCCCTTTGAGAAAGTCGTGGACCTATACCTCAGAATCGACCCCGAAGCCAAAGAAGAATTAGTAACGGAAATGCGCAAAAAATTAGGATTTGACTACGTTCCCTACTTCGTTCCTCTCACCTGTAGCAAGGATATAGAGTTGTTCCAACCTGCAAAACTGTTTCTGCCCGGCGATAGAAAAGTTGATGCAGCCCTATTTGATAAAGATGAAAAGTTCATGTATTGGGCTATCCTTGATGACGTTCCCGTACCGCCAACAATAATAGGAGAAACCGTTAAAATACAATTCATCAGGAAAGGAGACGGTATCTATACGTTAGAAGGAAAAGTTGTTGACGTTATCCGCGAAAACACTAAAACCGTTCTTAAAATCCCCCACACCTTTGAACTTTCAAGATATCAACGCAGAGAATACGCCAGAGTTGAGGTAGAAATACCGGCAAGTTTAGGTATATACGATAAACGGGAAGACAAAATCGTATGGATTCAAGCAGAAATTGTTGACATCAGTGCCGGTGGAGTCAAAGTGTGCGTACCACTATCAACTCTCAACAAAGAAATCCCTCAAATGACAGAAGTGCTTATCAACTTTACACTCAACAACAGGAGACTAACACTAAAAGGAACTATAGTTAACTTTTATCCAAGGAGAAGCACAAACTGTTACGGCATAAAGTTTGAAGACATAAAGCCTGACGTTCAAAAATTCATTCACGACTTCGTTAAGAAAGAACAACAAAGACTCGCTCAACTAATGATTAAAAACAGGGGCTAA
- a CDS encoding histidinol phosphate phosphatase domain-containing protein: protein MIDLHTHTVFSDGVLIPSELVRRAENIGYRAVAITDHVDFSNYEFVLENLWKTVEILNEETSLFVIPGVEITHVPPKKIPELILKCKDMGAAIVVVHGETVVEPVAPGTNRAAIEGGADILAHPGLITEEDVRLAVENGVYLEITARKGHNVTNGHVVRVGRELGAKFVINTDAHAPGDLISRDFAAVVGRGAGLTVEEVEECFINSECLVKLAKERMMF from the coding sequence ATGATAGATTTGCATACACACACCGTTTTTAGCGATGGAGTTTTAATTCCCAGTGAGCTTGTTAGGAGAGCTGAGAATATAGGTTACAGGGCTGTTGCCATAACAGACCACGTTGATTTTTCAAACTACGAGTTTGTCCTGGAAAACTTATGGAAAACGGTTGAAATATTGAACGAGGAAACTTCTTTGTTTGTTATACCTGGAGTGGAAATTACTCACGTTCCGCCTAAAAAAATTCCTGAGCTGATTTTAAAGTGTAAAGATATGGGAGCGGCTATTGTTGTTGTTCACGGTGAAACGGTAGTTGAACCTGTAGCACCGGGAACTAACAGGGCTGCTATAGAGGGAGGTGCAGATATTCTTGCACATCCTGGTTTAATAACAGAAGAGGATGTAAGGTTGGCTGTGGAGAACGGCGTTTATTTGGAAATTACCGCGAGGAAGGGACATAACGTAACCAACGGTCACGTTGTGAGGGTTGGTAGGGAACTTGGTGCCAAGTTTGTGATAAATACCGATGCTCACGCACCTGGGGATTTAATTTCAAGGGATTTTGCGGCAGTTGTAGGTAGAGGTGCAGGGTTAACGGTGGAGGAAGTGGAAGAATGCTTCATTAATAGCGAATGTCTTGTAAAACTTGCGAAAGAAAGAATGATGTTCTAA
- the tyrS gene encoding tyrosine--tRNA ligase, translating to MTPEKQLEIIKRGTAEIIGEEQLLEKLKKGKKLIVKAGFDPTAPDLHLGHTVLLWKLRDFQELGHEVYFLIGDFTAMIGDPTGKSETRPPLTREEVLKNAETYAKQVFKILDPEKTVVVFNSEWLGEMSAADLIKLASKYTVARMLERDDFAKRFKEQRPIHIHEFIYPLLQGYDSVVLKADVELGGTDQKFNLLIGRHLQREHGQEEQTCIMMPILEGLDGVQKMSKSLGNYIGILEPPEEQFGKVMRISDELMWRYYKLVTRVPEEEIEKMKKAVEDGTLHPMEAKKRLAETIVKTFHGEEAAKKAREHFEKVFSKREIPENVPEPAITIPENPIWLPRLLKEAGLVKSTSEGRRQIKGGGVRVNGEKVTDDTVKIDVLKEELILQVGKRRFARIKPENVKVEQ from the coding sequence ATGACACCGGAAAAACAGCTTGAAATCATTAAGAGAGGAACAGCAGAGATAATAGGCGAAGAACAGCTCTTAGAAAAACTCAAAAAAGGAAAAAAATTGATAGTAAAAGCAGGCTTTGACCCAACAGCTCCAGACCTCCACTTAGGACATACAGTTCTTCTCTGGAAACTCAGAGACTTTCAGGAATTAGGACACGAAGTTTACTTCCTTATAGGCGATTTCACAGCGATGATAGGAGACCCTACAGGAAAATCCGAAACAAGACCACCTCTAACAAGAGAAGAAGTCCTCAAAAACGCCGAAACATACGCCAAGCAGGTATTTAAAATACTTGACCCGGAAAAAACCGTTGTCGTTTTTAACAGCGAGTGGTTAGGAGAAATGTCTGCAGCTGACCTCATAAAGTTAGCTTCCAAATACACCGTTGCGAGAATGCTTGAAAGAGACGACTTTGCCAAAAGGTTCAAAGAACAGCGTCCCATACACATCCACGAATTTATCTACCCACTACTTCAGGGATACGACTCGGTAGTTCTAAAAGCAGATGTGGAGCTGGGCGGAACAGACCAGAAGTTCAACCTACTCATAGGAAGGCACCTCCAGAGAGAGCACGGGCAGGAAGAACAAACCTGCATAATGATGCCGATTCTTGAAGGATTGGACGGCGTTCAGAAGATGAGTAAATCTTTAGGTAATTACATAGGCATTTTAGAACCACCCGAAGAACAGTTCGGCAAAGTGATGAGAATCTCAGACGAACTTATGTGGCGCTACTACAAGTTAGTTACGAGAGTGCCCGAGGAAGAGATAGAAAAGATGAAAAAAGCAGTGGAAGATGGCACACTTCATCCGATGGAAGCAAAGAAGCGCCTTGCCGAAACGATAGTAAAAACGTTCCACGGAGAAGAAGCTGCGAAAAAAGCAAGAGAACACTTTGAAAAAGTATTTTCCAAAAGAGAAATTCCAGAAAACGTTCCAGAACCAGCAATAACGATACCGGAAAACCCGATATGGCTTCCAAGACTCCTAAAAGAAGCTGGACTTGTCAAGTCAACTTCAGAAGGCAGAAGACAGATAAAGGGTGGAGGCGTAAGAGTAAACGGTGAGAAAGTAACGGACGATACAGTAAAAATTGACGTCCTCAAAGAAGAATTAATCCTCCAGGTAGGAAAGAGACGTTTTGCCAGGATAAAACCGGAAAACGTTAAAGTAGAACAATAA
- a CDS encoding endonuclease III domain-containing protein, with protein sequence MVWKVYQKLLSTYGKQNWWPAETPFEVCVGAVLTQNTNWQNVEKAIENLKSHNLLFPEKILSTPLPLLQSLIKPAGFYKQKANYLKNLSLFIVENGGLETLKKENLQTIRKKLLKVKGIGRETADSILLYALNKKIFVIDAYAKRLFYRLGITQKENEPYENLRTLVETEFNRHNASIEDYKEFHALIVKHCKEICRKTPDCKICNLKTSCMLK encoded by the coding sequence ATGGTATGGAAAGTTTACCAGAAACTACTGTCAACTTACGGAAAACAAAACTGGTGGCCCGCAGAAACGCCCTTTGAAGTCTGCGTGGGTGCAGTACTCACTCAAAATACAAATTGGCAGAACGTAGAAAAAGCAATAGAAAACTTGAAAAGCCATAACCTTCTCTTTCCAGAAAAAATCCTCTCCACCCCCCTCCCTCTCCTCCAATCACTCATCAAACCTGCAGGTTTCTACAAACAAAAAGCCAACTACCTCAAAAACCTAAGCCTATTTATCGTAGAAAACGGTGGACTTGAAACTTTGAAAAAAGAAAACCTTCAAACCATCAGGAAAAAACTCCTAAAAGTAAAAGGCATCGGCAGGGAAACCGCCGATTCAATACTCCTATACGCCCTTAATAAAAAAATCTTCGTAATTGACGCCTACGCCAAAAGACTCTTTTACCGCCTCGGAATAACCCAAAAAGAAAACGAACCTTACGAAAACCTGCGCACTCTGGTAGAAACAGAATTCAACCGCCACAACGCTTCCATAGAAGACTATAAAGAGTTCCACGCTCTCATCGTAAAACACTGCAAAGAAATCTGCAGAAAAACGCCCGACTGCAAAATTTGCAATTTAAAAACTTCCTGTATGTTAAAATAA